One genomic segment of Suncus etruscus isolate mSunEtr1 chromosome 15, mSunEtr1.pri.cur, whole genome shotgun sequence includes these proteins:
- the IL27RA gene encoding interleukin-27 receptor subunit alpha, which translates to MPGEPSCPLALLHLLWLLPHGQSGGAQNHGESRVRRSCGIRNTDPGSARPGDPGQGAREKLGCGAPHEVTGRSPSPLQCNRVGPRGDLACFWGPLGDQEAPSVLHLESKKYHPGRNWTVVVPPGQASVTVPREHLIAADRLLVWGADGSRRLWAPILVNLETQMKPDPPTVGPKMNFSEDDPWEARIQWIPPTWPPHDSLICRFYYRQGQEEAWTQLDPDLSSTSLDPVEIRDLHPASTYEVLGQCRVDTAEEELWGEASPVFSFFTRPPDPKDVWLSGHSCGVPSGQEPLLLWKAPVSSVPTNYRVWFQVEDALQSREGVPCCHCTIPAHARSAGVSLDQVSSLDPTANLSLSCLAPSSAPRDVLVNTVASALLVTWIPGSKESWGHVVDWVPDTDKRGDLSWVRLPPENLSALLPGNFEDGVPYRITVTTVSPRGLASAPSVWVFREEQAPLRGPTLQRLQDASPGTPTVAWEEVPRHDLRGHLTHYTLCVRTEKWAAVSCRNVTGSNRTLLLPGLPWGSCEVWMTASTRAGEGPPGPSLWFHLPDNSLSWKMVPVFIILSCAFLMGLVYKMFFRRVWEKTPDPANSRFYCGQNRLEELPAAQPPVDLPFLEVQEVEPLPQPEPPQAPKPLNTGYEKHFLPTPEELGLLAPYSPVRDDGCSVGT; encoded by the exons ATGCCGGGGGAGCCCAGCTGTCCGCTGGCGCTTCTGCACCTGCTGTGGCTGCTGCCTCACGGCCAGTCTGGGGGTGCGCAAAACCACGGTGAGTCTCGGGTGCGCCGCAGCTGCGGGATTCGGAACACAGACCCGGGGAGCGCTCGTCCTGGCGACCCAGGGCAGGGAGCTCGAGAAAAGCTGGGGTGTGGGGCGCCCCACGAGGTAACAGGAC GCAGCCCGAGCCCCCTGCAATGCAACAGAGTGGGGCCTCGGGGGGACCTGGCCTGTTTCTGGGGACCCCTTGGGGATCAGGAAGCGCCCTCGGTACTGCACCTGGAAAGCAAGAAGTA TCACCCTGGCAGGAACTGGACTGTGGTGGTGCCCCCCGGACAGGCCTCAGTGACCGTGCCCCGGGAACACCTCATCGCAGCAGACCGGCTCCTTGTCTGGGGGGCCGACGGGAGCCGGCGTCTCTGGGCCCCGATCCTGGTGAACTTGGAAACTCAAA TGAAGCCAGATCCCCCCACTGTGGGCCCCAAAATGAATTTCTCTGAGGACGACCCCTGGGAAGCCAGGATCCAGTGGATTCCCCCCACCTGGCCCCCACATGATTCACTGATCTGCAGGTTCTACTACCGGCAAGGTCAAGAGGAGGCCTGGACCCAG CTGGACCCCGACCTGAGTTCCACTTCCTTGGACCCCGTGGAGATCCGGGACCTGCATCCTGCCTCAACCTACGAAGTGCTGGGCCAGTGCCGTGTGGACACGGCAGAGGAGGAGCTGTGGGGAGAAGCCAGCCCGGTGTTCTCCTTCTTCACGAGGCCGCCAG ATCCCAAGGATGTGTGGCTCTCCGGGCACAGCTGTGGGGTGCCAAGCGGGCAGGAACCCCTGCTTCTGTGGAAG GCTCCAGTGAGCAGCGTCCCTACGAACTACAGGGTCTGGTTCCAAGTGGAGGACGCGCTGCAGAGCAGGGAGGGGGTCCCCTGCTGTCACTGCACCATCCCCGCCCACGCGCGGTCAGCCGGGGTGTCCCTCGACCAAGTCAGCAGCCTGGATCCCACCGCCAATCTCTCTCTGAGCTGCCTGG CTCCAAGCTCCGCCCCTCGTGATGTATTGGTCAACACGGTGGCCAGCGCCCTGCTGGTGACCTGGATTCCGGGCTCGAAGGAATCTTGGGGACACGTGGTAGACTGGGTCCCAGACACAGACAAGAGGGGTGACCTCAGCTGGGTCCGGCTTCCCCCTGAGAATCTCAGTGCTCTGTTGCCAG GGAACTTCGAAGATGGGGTCCCCTATCGGATCACTGTTACCACCGTCTCCCCTCGGGGCTTGGCCTCGGCCCCTTCCGTCTGGGTGTTCAGAGAGGAACAAG CACCCCTCAGGGGTCCCACACTGCAGAGACTGCAGGATGCTTCCCCGGGGACCCCCACCGTAGCCTGGGAAGAGGTGCCACGTCACGACCTTCGGGGTCACCTCACCCACTACACCCTGTGCGTCCGGACAGAGAAATGGGCTGCAGTGTCCTGTAGGAATG TGACTGGCAGCAACAGGACCCTCCTGCTGCCCGGCCTTCCCTGGGGTTCCTGCGAGGTGTGGATGACAGCGTCCACCAGGGCTGGAGAAGGTCCTCCAGGCCCCAGCCTCTGGTTTCACCTGCCAG ATAACAGCCTGAGTTGGAAGATGGTCCCAGTGTTCATCATTCTCTCCTGCGCCTTCCTGATGGGCCTGGTCTACAAAAT GTTCTTCCGCCGAGTGTGGGAAAAGACTCCGGATCCTGCCAACAGCCGTTTCTACTGCGGCCAGAACCGCCTGGAG GAGCTACCTGCCGCGCAGCCCCCTGTGGACTTACCTTTCCTAGAAGTGCAGGAGGTGGAGCCTCTTCCCCAGCCGGAGCCCCCGCAGGCCCCGAAGCCACTCAACACCGGGTACGAGAAGCATTTCCTGCCCACGCCCGAGGAACTGGGCCTCCTGGCCCCATATTCCCCAGTCCGGGATGACGGATGCTCGGTGGGTACGTGA
- the RLN3 gene encoding relaxin-3, translating into MSGAGSINAVLECSRTPTLEAATLPTMARRLLLLPPLVLLLLAAGTLVVEAEESQNRMKLCGRDFVRTIIFICGSSRWKRSPIGRADVEEPEEPDPDWESIDEATKDITKGWPSVLEMPQPRRGRHASPERGGLSKYCCKKGCTMKDISNYC; encoded by the exons ATGTCGGGAGCAGGAAGTATAAACGCGGTTCTGGAATGCTCGAGGACACCCACGCTGGAAGCTGCCACCCTGCCCACCATGGCCCGGCGCCTGCTGCTTCTGCCACCTCTGGTGCTCCTGCTGCTGGCAGCGGGGACGCTGGTGGTGGAGGCCGAGGAAAGCCAGAATCGGATGAAGCTCTGTGGCCGTGACTTTGTAAGGACCATCATCTTCATCTGCGGCAGTTCCCGCTGGAAGCGATCCCCTATAG GCCGGGCTGATGTCGAAGAGCCAGAGGAACCAGACCCTGACTGGGAGTCCATTGATGAGGCCACCAAGGACATCACCAAGGGCTGGCCTTCCGTGTTAGAGATGCCGCAGCCTCGGAGGGGGAGACACGCGTCACCTGAACGGGGGGGCCTCTCCAAATACTGTTGCAAAAAGGGGTGCACCATGAAGGACATCAGCAATTACTGCTAG